In Sphingobacterium sp. PCS056, the following proteins share a genomic window:
- a CDS encoding hydroxypyruvate isomerase family protein yields MKRSDFLKNTLLVAGSAVSLTTLAGEQQQKKNKAGATFNLDYAPHQGMFSATAGKSFVDEIKYMHELGFRSIEDNGMTGRSIDEQKKIGETLAALGMRMGVFVVPKGGNGANTLAAGKQDYIDIFLKGCKESVEVAKRVNAKWVTVVPGDYERNLSIGVQTGNVIEALKRGAEIFEPHGITMVLEPLSDTPDLFLRYSDQTYEICKGVGSPSCKLLYDAYHMQKNEGNLIHKMNECWSEIAYIQVGDNPGRKEPTTGEINYKNVFKWLHEKGFKGVVGMEHGMSKGGKVGEEALVNAYREVDNFLV; encoded by the coding sequence ATGAAAAGATCTGATTTTTTAAAAAATACCTTACTGGTAGCTGGTTCAGCAGTGAGCTTGACCACCTTAGCAGGAGAGCAGCAACAGAAAAAAAATAAAGCTGGAGCCACATTTAATTTGGATTATGCACCCCACCAAGGAATGTTCAGTGCTACTGCAGGCAAAAGTTTTGTTGATGAGATCAAATATATGCACGAGTTGGGATTTCGAAGTATCGAAGATAATGGTATGACGGGGCGTAGTATTGACGAACAAAAGAAAATAGGTGAAACCTTGGCGGCTTTGGGTATGCGTATGGGTGTGTTTGTTGTTCCAAAAGGCGGGAACGGTGCCAATACATTAGCAGCAGGAAAACAAGATTACATCGATATCTTTCTGAAAGGCTGTAAAGAGTCTGTAGAAGTTGCAAAACGTGTAAATGCAAAATGGGTAACGGTCGTACCTGGCGACTATGAACGCAATTTATCAATCGGTGTTCAGACGGGTAATGTCATTGAAGCATTAAAAAGAGGAGCAGAGATATTCGAACCTCATGGTATTACCATGGTATTGGAGCCATTAAGTGATACTCCCGATCTATTCCTAAGATATTCGGATCAAACGTACGAGATTTGTAAAGGAGTAGGAAGCCCTTCATGTAAATTATTATATGATGCCTATCATATGCAAAAAAATGAAGGAAACTTGATACATAAAATGAATGAATGTTGGAGTGAGATCGCATATATCCAAGTAGGAGATAACCCTGGTAGAAAAGAGCCTACAACAGGTGAGATCAACTACAAAAACGTCTTTAAATGGCTTCATGAGAAGGGCTTTAAAGGTGTAGTGGGCATGGAACACGGCATGTCCAAAG
- a CDS encoding FAD:protein FMN transferase — translation MYFKSWILLSISLFSLCGIAATQIEQTSYFVQPLQKIVLSGPAQGTSYHITYFDQYEQVSKNDVDSILKVIDLSMSIYNPLSTISQFNKQETNIVKLDRHFQKVVEASFYYHQITKGIFDITVAPLVQLWGFGTTQIKHFPDSNKITSTLSSVGMNKLIWEAPYLKKSRPNISIDVNGIAQGYSVDVLAEFLENKGVKNYIVELGGEMRVKGKNLQGDFFKIGIERPTSNHHLQTEVVCIKSGALTTAGNFEKYMMNGKQKISHHVNPLTGYMFSSPIVSVTVYAKTAMEADALDNYFMALTPDEILDFVKKRKNLEVYIIFNNERGEIEEKYSKGFSDFFLQKAT, via the coding sequence ATGTATTTTAAATCATGGATACTGCTCTCAATAAGTTTGTTCAGTTTGTGCGGCATCGCTGCTACACAAATTGAACAAACTTCTTATTTTGTACAACCTCTCCAAAAAATTGTCTTGTCAGGGCCTGCACAGGGCACCTCTTACCACATAACATATTTCGATCAATATGAACAAGTTTCAAAAAATGATGTCGATAGTATATTAAAAGTGATCGATTTATCCATGTCAATCTATAATCCATTGTCGACAATCAGTCAGTTTAATAAACAGGAAACAAATATTGTCAAACTGGATCGACACTTTCAAAAAGTAGTTGAAGCATCATTTTACTACCATCAGATCACGAAAGGTATTTTTGATATCACTGTAGCACCTCTTGTTCAGTTATGGGGATTCGGTACTACACAAATCAAGCATTTTCCCGATTCCAATAAAATTACTTCCACTTTATCGTCGGTTGGGATGAACAAATTGATCTGGGAAGCACCCTATCTCAAAAAATCAAGACCCAACATTAGTATTGATGTAAATGGTATCGCTCAAGGATATTCGGTCGATGTATTGGCTGAATTTCTTGAAAATAAAGGTGTCAAAAATTATATTGTTGAATTGGGAGGTGAAATGCGTGTCAAAGGCAAAAATTTGCAAGGTGATTTTTTTAAAATTGGCATCGAAAGACCAACTTCAAATCATCATTTGCAAACAGAGGTAGTATGTATTAAATCTGGGGCGCTAACCACGGCCGGCAATTTTGAGAAATATATGATGAATGGCAAACAGAAAATCAGCCACCATGTCAACCCATTAACTGGATATATGTTTTCAAGTCCCATAGTGAGTGTGACGGTATATGCAAAAACTGCTATGGAAGCCGATGCTTTAGATAATTATTTTATGGCACTGACACCTGACGAGATATTAGATTTTGTAAAGAAGAGGAAGAATTTAGAAGTTTATATTATATTTAACAATGAAAGGGGAGAAATAGAAGAAAAATACTCAAAAGGGTTTTCTGATTTTTTTCTACAAAAAGCAACATAA
- a CDS encoding Gfo/Idh/MocA family oxidoreductase, translated as MEKFERRDFLKTTAAIAGGTVLSSMPIVGAFAAGSDVIKVALIGCGGRGTGATFDALSSGFNIKVVALADAFKDNLDSTYKTLKDKWQDKIDVSDQHKFVGFDAYKEAIKLADVVILATPPGFRPMHFEEAVRQGKHVFMEKPVAVDIPGIRKVLAAAEIAKKKKLNVVVGLQRRYQTNYREAIKRIHDGAIGDVVAGQVYWNSGGVWVRPRKPGQTEMDYQMRNWYYFNWLCGDHIVEQHVHNIDIANWVKGAYPVRIQGTGSRAHRTGKEYGEIYDNFALELTYPDNSVVYSQCAHFEGVTNRVDEQFQATKGRAYLSANGQAVLWDAKGNEIYRHDPKGNPNPYQQEHKELFEAISKGEYKFDNAEYGAYSTLTGIIGRIACYTGKVIKWDAALKSDIDIMPANYAWDALPKVLPKEDGSYPVAIPGQNTNLYI; from the coding sequence ATGGAAAAATTTGAACGTCGTGATTTTTTAAAAACGACAGCAGCTATTGCAGGTGGGACAGTTTTAAGTTCCATGCCTATCGTAGGAGCATTTGCAGCAGGAAGTGATGTGATTAAAGTTGCATTAATCGGTTGTGGAGGTCGCGGTACAGGTGCAACTTTTGATGCTTTAAGCTCTGGTTTCAATATTAAAGTTGTAGCATTAGCTGATGCTTTCAAAGATAATTTGGATAGCACTTATAAAACTTTAAAAGATAAATGGCAAGATAAAATCGATGTATCTGATCAACATAAATTTGTTGGATTTGATGCCTACAAAGAAGCCATTAAGTTAGCGGATGTTGTTATTTTAGCAACTCCTCCTGGGTTTCGTCCGATGCATTTCGAAGAAGCAGTTCGCCAGGGCAAACATGTATTCATGGAAAAGCCAGTAGCTGTTGATATCCCAGGCATCCGTAAAGTTTTAGCAGCAGCTGAAATTGCTAAAAAGAAAAAATTAAATGTCGTTGTAGGTCTTCAACGTAGATATCAAACAAATTATCGAGAAGCGATCAAAAGAATACATGATGGTGCTATCGGTGATGTTGTTGCAGGACAAGTGTACTGGAATAGCGGTGGCGTGTGGGTAAGACCACGTAAACCAGGACAAACAGAAATGGATTACCAAATGCGTAACTGGTATTATTTTAACTGGTTGTGTGGAGATCATATCGTAGAGCAACACGTACATAATATAGATATTGCCAATTGGGTAAAAGGTGCATATCCCGTACGTATTCAAGGTACAGGTAGCCGTGCACATAGAACAGGTAAAGAGTATGGAGAGATCTATGATAATTTTGCATTGGAGCTAACGTATCCCGATAATTCGGTTGTGTACAGTCAGTGTGCTCACTTTGAAGGTGTCACTAACAGAGTTGATGAGCAGTTCCAGGCAACAAAAGGTCGAGCATACCTATCTGCAAATGGCCAAGCTGTACTTTGGGATGCCAAAGGAAATGAAATCTATCGTCATGATCCTAAAGGTAATCCAAATCCTTATCAACAAGAACATAAAGAATTGTTCGAGGCAATTTCAAAAGGAGAATACAAATTTGATAATGCCGAATATGGAGCTTACAGTACTTTAACAGGTATTATTGGTCGTATTGCGTGCTATACAGGAAAAGTCATCAAGTGGGATGCGGCATTGAAATCGGACATTGATATTATGCCAGCAAATTACGCATGGGATGCTTTACCAAAAGTATTACCAAAAGAAGATGGTTCATATCCGGTAGCAATACCTGGTCAGAATACAAATTTATACATTTAA
- a CDS encoding formylglycine-generating enzyme family protein — translation MHKSLLALILLGISSTSFAQQKVESYVQEIKGTKLKFDMVAIPAGVYKQGGNVKADEKPIHEVKIAPFWIGKYEVTWNLFEPFLYKDYELTQSLDGKIAPEVDAVTRPTKPYLDMTFGMGKEGHPALAMTHYNAIQFCKWLYVRTGVFYRLPTEAEWEYACRAGSDKAFSFGDDASQLDQYAWHKGNSDGSTHLVGTKKPNAWGLFDMHGNVSEWTFDQYIEDYYKQFEGKVADNPVAVPTKLYPNSVRGGSFDSEPMDLRSAARLASDPFWKQLDPQIPKSNWWFPEAPFVGMRLVRPVTPPSHEEIMAYYDKAPIKDY, via the coding sequence ATGCATAAAAGTTTACTTGCTCTTATCTTGTTAGGAATTTCTAGTACGTCGTTTGCACAGCAAAAGGTGGAAAGTTATGTACAAGAAATAAAGGGTACAAAATTGAAATTTGATATGGTTGCAATTCCTGCTGGAGTATATAAACAAGGCGGAAATGTAAAAGCAGATGAAAAACCTATTCATGAAGTGAAAATAGCACCTTTCTGGATTGGTAAGTATGAAGTAACTTGGAATTTATTTGAACCCTTCTTGTATAAGGATTACGAACTAACTCAAAGTTTAGACGGCAAGATAGCACCAGAAGTTGATGCAGTTACACGTCCTACAAAGCCTTATTTGGACATGACTTTTGGTATGGGTAAAGAAGGGCATCCTGCCTTAGCCATGACACATTATAATGCCATTCAATTTTGTAAATGGTTGTATGTTCGTACAGGAGTTTTTTATAGACTTCCAACTGAAGCAGAGTGGGAATATGCGTGTCGTGCAGGAAGTGACAAAGCATTTAGTTTTGGCGATGATGCATCTCAATTAGATCAATATGCTTGGCATAAAGGAAATAGTGATGGATCTACACATCTTGTCGGCACTAAGAAACCAAATGCATGGGGTTTATTCGATATGCATGGCAATGTTTCTGAGTGGACTTTTGATCAATATATTGAAGATTATTATAAACAATTTGAAGGTAAAGTAGCAGACAACCCAGTTGCAGTACCTACAAAATTATATCCAAATAGTGTAAGAGGTGGTTCTTTTGATAGCGAACCTATGGATTTGAGAAGTGCCGCTCGGTTGGCATCAGATCCTTTTTGGAAGCAATTAGATCCACAGATTCCTAAGAGTAATTGGTGGTTTCCTGAGGCACCATTTGTGGGGATGAGGTTGGTAAGACCAGTTACTCCACCTTCACATGAGGAGATCATGGCTTATTATGATAAAGCTCCAATTAAAGATTATTAA
- the rpmA gene encoding 50S ribosomal protein L27, which translates to MAHKKGAGSSKNGRESHSKRLGIKIFGGQAAIAGNIIVRQRGTNHNPDLNVGIGKDHTLFALVDGKVVFRKKANNKSYVSVIPTEQA; encoded by the coding sequence ATGGCACATAAAAAAGGTGCGGGTAGTTCCAAGAACGGCCGTGAGTCACATTCGAAACGTCTAGGTATCAAAATCTTCGGTGGTCAAGCTGCTATCGCTGGTAACATTATTGTTCGCCAACGTGGTACAAATCACAATCCTGACTTAAATGTTGGTATTGGTAAAGACCATACGTTGTTCGCTTTAGTTGACGGTAAAGTAGTTTTCCGCAAAAAAGCAAACAATAAATCTTATGTTTCTGTAATCCCTACAGAGCAAGCATAA
- the rplU gene encoding 50S ribosomal protein L21: MYAIVNIAGQQFKVAKDQFLFVHRLQGDEGASIEFDNVLLAEDGGKFTIGTPNVAGAKISAKILSHLKGDKVIVFKKKRRKGYKKKNGHRQQFTKIQITGITL; the protein is encoded by the coding sequence ATGTACGCAATAGTAAATATAGCAGGACAGCAATTCAAGGTTGCAAAAGACCAATTTCTTTTTGTGCACCGCTTACAAGGAGATGAAGGCGCTAGTATTGAATTTGACAATGTATTGTTAGCAGAAGATGGTGGTAAATTCACAATCGGTACTCCGAACGTGGCTGGTGCTAAAATTTCGGCTAAAATTTTGTCTCATTTAAAAGGTGATAAAGTTATCGTTTTCAAGAAAAAACGTCGTAAAGGCTACAAAAAGAAAAACGGTCACCGTCAACAATTCACTAAAATCCAGATCACTGGTATTACATTATAA
- a CDS encoding M13 family metallopeptidase: MVNKKLWAILPIAALAFGCQSNKSSDQKQADRTVFLDVSGMDTTVHPGDNFFMYANGQWLKKTVIPPSESGWGSFYTLNDENLQKLHGILEKAAQSNSKKGTDQQKVGDFYTSGMDTITIERLGIKPIEDQLKKIDGLKSIDELIAYSADGFKEGNGDLFSFYIAADERMSNKNAATFVQGGLNLPEASYYLDQDDKAKKIREAYTSYLTKLFTLAGQQATAKVNAESVLKIETAIAKSHISPVELRDPIKNYNKVAVATFQKQTPNLNWNDILGRLSIKTDTLLVQQPKFYVALNNLLKSESLDTWKMKLKADLLNSSAQALTKDFRNAQFELYGKTLQGQKEQKERWKLMVSTVDESLGEVIGKLFTDEYFKPEAKKRMLELVNNLEISYRDRIEKLDWMTPETRKKAIDKLQSFTKKIGYPDKWKDYSDVEINKDSYYSNLQSASRHAYKEMIDKMGKPVDKTEWLMTTPTVNAYYNPPYNEIVFPAGILQFPFFDANADDAINYGAIGAVIGHEMTHGFDDQGRQYDKEGNLRDWWTPEDATKFTTKANQVAALYDGFTLLDNQHVNGKLTLGENLADIGGLNIAFDAFKKTKQGQESTKIDGFTPDQRFFLSFAQVWRIKNSDERMNMRLKVDPHSPEEFRVNGPVYNMEAFYQAFQIPKTAKMYVAPEKRVAVW, from the coding sequence ATGGTCAATAAAAAATTATGGGCAATATTGCCAATTGCTGCTTTAGCATTTGGCTGCCAATCCAATAAAAGTTCAGATCAAAAACAAGCAGATCGAACAGTGTTTTTAGATGTATCAGGCATGGACACCACAGTACATCCAGGCGATAACTTCTTTATGTATGCCAACGGGCAATGGTTAAAAAAGACCGTTATACCACCCTCAGAATCAGGTTGGGGATCATTTTATACCCTTAACGATGAAAATCTACAAAAGCTTCATGGTATATTGGAAAAAGCGGCACAGTCTAATAGTAAAAAAGGGACTGATCAACAGAAAGTTGGAGATTTCTATACCAGCGGGATGGATACAATCACGATTGAAAGGCTTGGCATTAAACCTATTGAAGATCAATTGAAAAAAATTGATGGGTTAAAATCTATTGATGAACTTATTGCTTACAGCGCTGATGGTTTTAAAGAAGGAAATGGAGATCTATTTTCCTTCTATATTGCTGCAGACGAGCGTATGAGCAATAAAAATGCAGCTACCTTTGTTCAAGGTGGTCTTAATCTTCCTGAAGCTAGCTATTACCTAGATCAAGATGATAAGGCTAAGAAGATCCGTGAAGCATATACGAGTTACCTCACCAAGTTATTTACATTAGCAGGTCAGCAGGCAACAGCCAAAGTGAATGCCGAGTCTGTTTTGAAAATAGAAACTGCTATTGCTAAATCGCATATCAGTCCTGTTGAATTACGAGATCCCATTAAAAATTATAATAAAGTAGCTGTGGCTACATTTCAAAAGCAAACTCCAAACCTCAATTGGAATGATATTTTAGGAAGATTATCGATAAAAACAGACACATTATTGGTGCAACAACCTAAGTTTTATGTTGCTCTAAATAATTTGTTGAAATCGGAGTCATTGGATACATGGAAAATGAAGTTGAAAGCAGACCTCTTGAACAGCTCTGCTCAAGCTTTGACAAAAGACTTTCGTAATGCTCAATTCGAATTATATGGCAAGACCCTGCAAGGTCAAAAAGAGCAAAAGGAACGTTGGAAATTAATGGTGAGTACAGTAGATGAAAGCTTAGGTGAAGTCATCGGTAAATTGTTTACAGATGAATATTTTAAACCTGAAGCCAAGAAAAGAATGCTTGAGTTGGTCAATAATCTTGAAATCTCTTATCGCGATCGTATTGAAAAATTAGATTGGATGACCCCTGAAACTAGGAAAAAAGCCATTGATAAACTGCAGTCTTTTACTAAGAAAATCGGATATCCAGATAAATGGAAAGATTATTCAGATGTTGAAATCAATAAAGATAGCTACTATTCAAATTTACAATCAGCATCACGTCACGCTTATAAAGAAATGATCGATAAGATGGGCAAACCGGTAGATAAAACAGAATGGCTGATGACAACGCCAACCGTTAATGCCTATTACAATCCTCCATATAACGAAATTGTATTTCCAGCAGGAATACTACAGTTTCCTTTCTTTGATGCCAATGCAGATGATGCGATTAACTATGGTGCTATCGGTGCAGTGATTGGACATGAGATGACTCACGGTTTTGATGATCAAGGTCGTCAGTACGATAAAGAAGGAAATTTGAGAGATTGGTGGACTCCAGAAGACGCGACCAAGTTCACAACAAAAGCCAATCAGGTGGCAGCATTGTATGATGGTTTTACCTTATTAGACAATCAGCATGTCAATGGAAAATTGACATTAGGAGAAAACCTGGCTGATATAGGAGGATTAAACATTGCATTTGATGCTTTCAAAAAAACAAAACAAGGTCAAGAATCAACAAAAATAGATGGATTTACACCCGATCAACGTTTCTTTTTGAGTTTTGCTCAAGTTTGGCGCATCAAGAATAGCGATGAAAGAATGAACATGCGCTTAAAAGTAGACCCGCATAGTCCAGAAGAATTTAGAGTCAATGGACCAGTCTATAACATGGAAGCATTTTATCAAGCATTTCAGATTCCTAAAACAGCCAAGATGTATGTGGCACCAGAAAAGCGTGTTGCCGTTTGGTAG
- a CDS encoding RNA polymerase sigma factor produces the protein MNNSDHNTINKFTDHLFRESHGKMIALLSAKFGYQQIDNIVDAVQEAFEVALNEWKYKGIPNHSFAWLIQVSKNKLINKIKREAIGRHITCQFHAEDLQLDPDEAEDSLIRLLVYFSKINLSDRNKVIIALFYLCGFGYIEISHALMLPLETIKKMIVRSKSMIKDFAIQYEDYDLNVLHKEMPYLLHVLYLMFNEGFKSSRKNGSIHHDLCFEAIRLAVLIKNYQQENCELNAILALFFFHIARFPARMDNNMWISMEHQDRTLWDKNLIAEGFAYLNQIDLKKNRLNKYYLEALIASVHLSAVQYEKTNWQLLSKLYTQLTLLEPTISVEINKIIVESNYLPIAGLIEKIKNFEPDLNEFLKFPFYTTLAHLYEKNKMNQLASTYYLRALLHTKNQFDRDYIGQKITKIVQ, from the coding sequence ATGAACAACAGTGATCATAATACGATTAACAAATTTACAGATCATCTTTTCAGGGAATCCCATGGAAAGATGATCGCTTTATTGTCTGCAAAATTTGGTTACCAACAAATTGATAATATCGTTGATGCGGTACAAGAGGCTTTTGAAGTCGCATTAAATGAATGGAAATACAAAGGAATTCCAAATCATAGTTTTGCTTGGTTGATTCAAGTCTCTAAAAACAAATTAATTAATAAAATCAAACGTGAAGCTATTGGTCGTCATATTACATGTCAATTTCATGCTGAAGATCTACAGTTAGATCCAGATGAAGCAGAAGATAGTCTGATTAGACTTTTGGTTTACTTTTCTAAAATTAATCTTTCTGACCGAAATAAGGTTATCATTGCATTGTTTTATTTATGTGGTTTTGGATATATCGAAATCTCTCATGCATTGATGCTACCCCTTGAAACAATTAAAAAGATGATAGTTCGTAGTAAGAGCATGATTAAGGATTTTGCTATTCAATACGAAGATTATGACCTAAATGTTTTGCATAAGGAAATGCCTTATCTACTGCATGTTTTATACCTGATGTTTAATGAGGGTTTTAAATCATCCCGAAAAAATGGCTCCATACATCATGATCTATGTTTTGAAGCCATTCGATTAGCAGTTTTAATCAAAAATTATCAACAAGAAAACTGCGAATTGAATGCGATTTTAGCTCTATTCTTCTTTCATATAGCTCGATTTCCAGCACGAATGGATAATAACATGTGGATATCTATGGAGCATCAAGACCGAACATTATGGGATAAAAATTTAATTGCTGAAGGTTTTGCTTATTTGAATCAAATAGATCTAAAGAAGAACAGACTAAATAAGTATTATTTAGAAGCATTGATTGCCTCCGTACATTTATCTGCAGTTCAATATGAAAAAACAAATTGGCAATTGCTTTCAAAACTATATACACAATTGACATTATTAGAACCCACAATATCGGTTGAAATCAACAAAATCATTGTTGAAAGTAATTATTTACCAATAGCAGGGTTAATAGAAAAAATAAAAAATTTTGAACCTGATCTAAACGAGTTCCTCAAATTTCCCTTTTACACTACATTGGCTCATCTTTATGAAAAAAATAAGATGAACCAATTGGCTTCAACATATTATTTACGCGCTTTATTACATACTAAAAATCAGTTTGATAGAGATTATATTGGTCAAAAAATCACGAAGATAGTCCAGTAA
- a CDS encoding YciI family protein, translated as MKEFLMLIRESAAYGNLSVEDMQVDIQEHINWVEELVANGHFLEGNPLESTGVTLKLNVISDGPYIETKECVSGYYKLLANSLAEATELVKSCPDLKNGATLELREIIDTDEQQ; from the coding sequence ATGAAAGAATTCCTAATGCTAATCCGTGAGTCTGCTGCTTATGGAAATTTATCTGTAGAAGATATGCAAGTTGATATTCAGGAGCATATCAATTGGGTCGAAGAATTAGTCGCAAATGGACATTTCTTAGAAGGAAATCCATTAGAATCTACTGGAGTTACTTTAAAGCTAAATGTCATTTCAGACGGCCCATATATAGAAACAAAAGAGTGTGTAAGTGGCTATTACAAACTATTAGCAAACAGTTTAGCAGAAGCGACTGAATTAGTGAAAAGCTGTCCAGATCTTAAGAATGGCGCGACTTTAGAGTTAAGGGAAATTATCGATACTGATGAACAACAGTGA
- a CDS encoding N-acetyltransferase — protein sequence MNIIAKFTVATEQSLDILVKLTRQLAIEKFSMLLDPQVMENYINQYFNTKALVVELNSMSNQWLVVYVDDQPVGYAQITSKGKRNPYLEEKRAIRIANFGILKQYDLPVVCDVLFQKCLSVCKSYEVIWIHEYMQSPWMELFENNGFSKEHETYQLDELPLTSLYLMR from the coding sequence ATGAACATAATAGCAAAATTTACAGTAGCAACAGAGCAAAGCTTAGATATTCTTGTCAAATTGACACGTCAACTAGCAATAGAAAAGTTTTCCATGCTTCTTGATCCACAAGTCATGGAAAATTATATAAACCAATATTTTAATACAAAAGCTTTGGTCGTTGAACTGAATAGCATGTCAAATCAATGGCTAGTGGTATATGTGGATGATCAACCGGTGGGCTATGCCCAAATTACTTCAAAAGGTAAGAGAAACCCTTATTTAGAAGAGAAAAGAGCTATTCGTATTGCCAATTTTGGAATATTAAAACAATATGATTTACCTGTAGTTTGCGACGTATTGTTTCAAAAGTGCTTAAGTGTTTGCAAATCATATGAAGTAATCTGGATCCATGAATATATGCAAAGTCCCTGGATGGAGCTTTTTGAAAACAATGGGTTTTCGAAGGAACATGAAACCTACCAACTCGATGAATTGCCCCTTACTTCATTATATCTAATGAGATAA
- a CDS encoding PLP-dependent aminotransferase family protein — protein MKAYKFELFTSTIEKNIRTGIFKPGHKLPSVRELKEEYRLSISTIQHGYEYLMIQGLVESVPKSGYYVCYRPESFKKELKSNLIPTVRDAIFSNHLQLTTSLRSDRKFSEFNVAAPGDLLIPQKLVLRTMQQVVREQGAGLLRYYPSNGSLELKENIIKRAAAHRSVIHIDELLVTDGALQALYIALASTCMAGDIVAVESPCVFSILEVIRVLNLKVIEVPIDPDIGFDIDFFRNACHHNKIKAAILTPNFHNPTGILMSDEHKLALVTIAYQYHIALIENDIYGDLNFHGTRPTTLRSFDETGLVLTYSSYAKTLAPGIRLGWLAAGKFMERAEQIKFSLGSTVSPIYQETVNKLLTGSSYDRHIRAFKAQLAKNAYFTVNLISDNFPQKTAVLIPSGGYNIWVKMPDHIDMDYFYKKCEQIGVRFTPGFTFSFSGAFDHYFRVVFADKFSDRKIEGIKLAGQLFK, from the coding sequence ATGAAAGCGTATAAATTTGAACTATTTACCAGTACTATTGAAAAGAATATAAGAACTGGTATTTTTAAACCAGGCCATAAATTACCTTCTGTACGCGAATTAAAAGAAGAATATAGATTAAGTATTAGTACTATACAACATGGATACGAGTATTTGATGATCCAGGGTTTGGTAGAAAGTGTTCCAAAATCAGGTTATTATGTTTGTTACCGCCCTGAGTCTTTTAAAAAGGAATTAAAATCCAATCTTATTCCAACTGTCAGAGATGCCATATTCAGTAATCATCTTCAACTGACCACCTCATTACGTTCTGATCGTAAATTTTCAGAATTTAATGTAGCAGCTCCAGGCGACTTACTGATCCCACAGAAGTTAGTTTTACGAACTATGCAGCAAGTGGTGAGAGAGCAAGGGGCAGGCTTACTACGCTATTATCCATCAAATGGCTCACTCGAGTTAAAGGAAAATATCATTAAACGTGCGGCTGCACATCGTAGCGTTATCCATATAGACGAATTATTGGTTACAGACGGCGCCCTACAAGCCCTTTATATAGCTTTAGCTTCTACATGTATGGCTGGAGATATCGTAGCAGTAGAAAGTCCCTGTGTATTCTCGATATTGGAGGTCATAAGAGTTTTAAATTTGAAAGTCATCGAAGTTCCAATAGATCCCGATATCGGTTTTGATATTGACTTTTTCAGAAATGCTTGTCATCACAATAAGATCAAAGCCGCAATCTTAACACCTAATTTTCATAATCCAACTGGAATATTAATGTCTGATGAACATAAATTGGCTTTGGTAACTATAGCTTATCAATATCATATAGCGCTTATCGAAAATGATATTTATGGTGATCTAAATTTCCACGGCACACGACCTACAACATTAAGAAGTTTCGATGAAACCGGTTTAGTTCTTACTTATTCATCTTATGCGAAAACCTTAGCTCCAGGAATACGGTTAGGTTGGTTAGCAGCAGGTAAATTTATGGAACGAGCAGAACAGATTAAATTCTCCTTGGGTAGTACCGTTTCACCAATTTATCAAGAAACGGTCAACAAGCTGTTGACTGGCAGCAGTTATGACCGTCATATTAGAGCATTTAAGGCACAGCTTGCCAAGAATGCTTATTTTACGGTTAATTTGATTTCGGATAACTTCCCTCAAAAAACAGCTGTGTTAATACCTTCCGGCGGTTATAATATTTGGGTCAAGATGCCAGATCATATAGATATGGACTATTTTTATAAAAAATGTGAGCAGATTGGAGTTCGGTTTACTCCAGGCTTTACTTTTTCATTTTCAGGTGCTTTTGATCACTATTTTCGAGTGGTATTTGCTGATAAATTTTCTGATCGAAAAATTGAAGGAATTAAACTTGCTGGGCAGCTATTTAAGTAA